Below is a genomic region from Biomphalaria glabrata chromosome 3, xgBioGlab47.1, whole genome shotgun sequence.
CGCATTTTTTTCTGAAGCTTCCAAATTTCCGAAACATGGACCTGTTGAGTGTTGTGTAGCCAGGGTCCagctttacttttccacaacaaATGTCAGATCGCCATTCGAATTGGATGGATTACTGCgcattaaaaatcccaaaactCTAAATtgcagtctttaccaggattcgaacccgagaaaCCTTGGTCTGGAAGTCAAGTACTTTACTACTGTCATTTTTCATagggaaaaaaagtattttcgttttttttttctaattaattttttaagggCATCATAAGATGTAGCCGTACAGGGCATCCTATAGCCTGGCTTCGCTACTTttctatcattttatttttattctctgaTACTACTATGTAGAATTTTTTGAAACGAATTATATTTTTGGTTGATTCTAGAGTCAGACTGTAGTGCCAATCGTGACTCTGTGCAGAATTTAGATTTTGACTTCAACTTCGAATGTGCGTGTTTTTTAGGTCTTACTATGGTTGGAGTTTTTGGAGTAATGGTTAGTGTAGTGGTTATTGTAATGGTTAGGGTAGTGGTTAGTGGTTATTGTAATGGTTAGGGTAGTGGTTAGGGACAAAAAatattgtcccccccccctttttttttttttcaaaagttttgaTCCGCTAGTGACTTTAGTGTACCCCATACATTGGATCAAatgacttattttttaaatgcccAAAAATGTTATCATCTTAAAGTATTGGTGTCAAAAGTTTTGTTGTGTCTCAATACAACGCCGTCTACTGGCAAACATAACCTGTGCGAAGATAGAAAGCGTTGACTACAAAGTGGGGAGGCAGAAATATTGACCAGCATCTATTTTGTTATGGATTACTTAACTCAGTGGGTTTACATGGATTACTTAACTCAGTGGGTTTACATGGATTACTTAACTCAGTGGGTTTACATGGATTACTTAACTCAGTGGGTTTACATGGATTACTTAACTCAGTGGGTTTACATGGATTACTTAACTCAGTGGGTTTACATGGATTACTTAACTCAGTGGGTTTAAATTGATTACTTAACTCAGTGGGTTTACATGGATTACTTAACTCAGTGGGTTTACATGGATTACTTAACTCAGTGGGTTTACATGGATTACTTAACTCAGTGGGTTTAAATTGATTACTTAACTCAGTGGGTTTACATGGATTACTTAACTCAGTGGGTTTACATGGATTACTTAACTCAGTGGGTTTACATGGATTACTTAACTCAGTGGGTTTACATGGATTACTTAACTCAGTGGGTTTAAATGGATTACTTAACTCAGTGGGTTTAAATGGATTACTTAACTCAGTGGGTTTACATGGATTACTTAACTCAGTGGGTTTACATGGATTACTTAACTCAGTGGGTTTAAATGGATTACTTAACTCAGTGGGTTTAAATGGATTACTTAACTCAGTGGGTTTACATGGATTACTTAACTCAGTGGGTTTACATGGATTACTTAACTCAGTGGGTTTACATGGATTACTTAACTCAGTGGGTTTACATGGATTACTTAACTCAGTGGGTTTACATGGATTACTTAACTCAGTGGGTTTAAATTGATTACTTAACTCAGTGGGTTTACATGGATTACTTAACTCAGTGGGTTTACATGGATTACTTAACTCAGTGGGTTTACATGGATTACTTAACTCAGTGGGTTTACATGGATTACTTAACTCAGTGGGTTTAAATGGATTACTTAACTCAGTGGGTTTACATGGATTAATTAACTCAGTGGGTTTACATGGATTACTTAACTCAGTGGGTTTACATGGATTAATTAACTCAGTGGGTTTAAATGGATTACTTAACTCAGTGGGTTTACATGGATTAATTAACTCAGTGGGTTTACATGGATTACTTAACTCAGTGGGTTTACATGGATTACTTAACTCAGTGGGTTTACATGGATTACTTAACTCAGTGGGTTTACATGGATTACTTAACTCAGTGGGTTTACATGGATTACTTAACTCAGTGGGTTTACATGGattacttataaaataaaataaattataacttttatatagcgctacttttatgtTTATAGCAGAGTTTATGCACTGTTCATTAGTTCCCCTCAGCCCTTTTTTGTGGGTATACTCCAGGTCTCAGCAAGGCACCCCAATGGAAACGTCCCTTAAGGGAAATGAATAGGCTAACTGAGATAGAGCACATTCTCCATTACTGACGCTCTAGCAAACAGGCATTGCACGCACGTGGTGAAGATGTAAGAAAGGCTCCGCTAAGTCCCATCCGAGACGACATTCGTCACGGGTGGCGGTAGGAATACGAAGGAGCCAGCCCCTCTCTCGTAGTCTCGACCTTCGGCCTCACATGGGAAGAAAGAACCAATAGAGATGGCTTAAGGAGTCGTGACTGTGGTAAACGGATGTGAATAAATGATTATCTAGTTGATGGAAACATTTGGACCGTGGGATAGGGGAAGAAACTCTCATTTCTGGCCTCTATGTAAAATTCTTCCCTTTGGTCAAAGGGTCGTAAATGGGTGCAAGCACGCAGCACGACCCTACTTGGACACTCACCAAGGACCCAACAGTGCGTGAAATAGACACGTGATTTGAAGCTTCTATTAAGTAAATATCAGTTTGTCGTAATTTTTAATATCTGACTCCGTCTGTTTGTCAGGATtgattattttacatttttttctcccactttcaattctcggatcaagttgaaaaatTTTCACAATTAATCATTGTTGATGACTAACCAAAACTTTAATCAAGtggtggtaattaattatttttgttttatataaaaagggaaCATAAAAATTGCCATATTGAGAATATGCAGTAAACCAAAGGTGTTTTATCCTCACCCAAAAGAAgctcagtttttgttttgttttgtttagttttttaattatttttttcgttgATTGCTTCAAGATGTTTGCAAGCCATTGGCGTAGCAAGGGGGGGaagttcttggggttcaaccccacCACCTCGAAATGACTCCACCCCGTAGGGGGTGGAGATTGAATTTTgtgattgattttttgctttaattttgtttattttaatatcaaaccATCACTTGAACCTGCGCTACCAAGGGGTGTTTtgagctaaaaaccacctcttcaataaacaaaaagcaaattacacactaaaaattctattacagtagccaagggggttttgagtttaaacccctctcagCCAATGGGCTctaattttaaaacccctccagaaattttcagtttaaaatccccctacagataATTTTAAGGCTGAAAACCCCATTTTCagtattattctaaagcaaactacagtcattaaattctatgagcgtagctaagggggttttgagtttgtttaaacagatggttttgacgataaaaccttttcgatataaaaagcaaactacagacACCGActtccaagagaggttacaaatatCTATaagtcgctgggctccattaataaagtgcagtgaatagcatggAAGCCAACTccagaaattgaaaaaaaagactaaatgtgtctcaacaaagatggctaagacagattttaggagtcagttatagagatcgggtctcaatcaaggaaatcctaggccgaactgggagtcgacaaCATAGTGAGGTTATAACAGAGCGTCGCATCAGGTTTGCGAGACATGTTCtgtgacaaaataaattacgcataccaagagttgcgataacatggaggccattacggggaagcgcaaacagggacatcctagtaaaacttggcgtcacactttcatggacaccaggtgggaggaagTCTCAGGTATTGCCAGTGACTgttctttgtggagacagcttgccgtcCGCTGCGCCGAACATCGCGGGAGAAACTAAGTCTAAGTCCTAAGTAAGttagaatagcagattaggtttttgaacaaacatttcttaattaatagtaggaaaatgcactgtagatacttcAGAATAAGcatattttttgtgttttaaatattaaaatagtgaCCGGCAAGGGCTGGGTGTCTACAGTTCTCTTCCACTAACATCATTACAacaagaacctattctagggtaggCCTACAATAAGTATATTCCGAAaaaaatgaagggtcagaatgtaataaagacacacacacacacacacacacacacacacacacacacacatatatatatatatatatatatatatatatatatatatatatatatatatatatatatatatatatatatatatatatatatgtatatatatatatatatacatacataccatgggcgtagccaggatttttattcggggagggtttgggggggggggagggggaccccccccccccgggcgaaaaaaaaatatatgtgtgtgtgtgtgtacataattaatctttattacattctgaccctttcggaagacgtttattgtttattgtagactccccgcccttgctagcaagggggtctgggggagttcgtaATGCTCCCCCaacgcggggcgaagccccgccgccgagcactatttctggtattgaaagccaacaaaatacatattctgaggtatctacagtgcattatcttgctattaaaaagttttatttcaaaaaacctaatgtgctattcttactgacttagacccattttccggcaagctgtttccgcaactcttattttgcgtaattcattttgtgtgagaacatgtcccgcaaaacctcatgcgacgctctgtcacaaccttactaaggtttcaactcccagttcggcatatgatttctttgatttagacctgatctctatgactgactcctaaaatctgtcttaaccatctttgttgagacacatttaataattttcaatttcggcagaagactattcacactttattaatggagcccaagccactggtagaaatttgtaacctttcttgactacgctcttggaattacatgcctgtatttcgctttagattttatatcgaaaaggaaagttttttcgtcaaatcatctgttgaggggttttgaactaagaaatctctggagtttttagcggcccccgtaaggggaaaaagccgctattaggtttgtgcaaaatgtccgtctgtccgtctgtccgtctgtccgtctgtccgtctgtccgtctgtccgtctgtcacactcagatctcgaaaactagaagagatatgaaaaatattatttcatcattaaatccggcttgaaaagtttaggtgcaacggctacttttggttttctaaaagcaaaccgtttaatttataaaattaattatgcaagcgattttttcataaaaatacaccaattctaaaacaattacgtaaatgtaagggaggcaatgttacaatatgctaacaaagatggacaatttttgtgtatttttagtatcactaagtcaaatatatttttaaaatgtacaggaaatgtttacaacaaatacaaataatagttaaagacgttttttctggtcaactagctgctaaaattaaaagaaaacatttctgtttgtttataaaggctaataatgcactttgtatgtaaatatcacgcacatttttttaaatggactttttatgcagcgattttcgtgcagtagcgtaacgtcgcaacatgatcaggtgctaaaccaattccttaaactttttttaaaaatcagattttatttattttttgtttagtgcccccatccgaataaaagaagcttatttttgtgctttttgtctgttggtcggtctgtccgtcacgattagatttaaaaaactagaactctaaaagctattgaaaatctgatttaccctttaatgttcctcccataacatctcaatagttttaagtatctaaaattgattgttccggatttttttgtgcaaaactaatcaacgccaacaaatgtttgtttgctcttctaacttatattacattcaatttccatgcttaaacgttgcaaaaacatataatcaataatatgttgttccgttttttatgtaaatagcatattaatgctaaatcataatctctatactgacttatatttcattaattgtaaaaatgttccggatattgttttataaaacatgaattatgcctaatgattgtttgaaatcgcataaggctttaaaaaaaaagtaatttactagaattgattactgaaaattactttttagacatttaattttcttgtaaaacataacatagaagttttgtaatcgataaagaaagttccggattttgtttcttacaaatcgtcgccagaaatttccgaatttatttaaaaatctactaacgccaaataattgtttgaactccctcttctaattaataaacaaataatcttctcatttacgaaataatgtttttacggatttttatgaaaaatattttaactcactactctcttacagtacatttaactttctacctaaaacattaaaaaatctaattatcgttaatattatgttccgatttttaaggaaaacagaatccaaacaccaaagtaaggtatgaaaatctctccacgtggctgtagtacatctaatttttatacgagaccatccaaaaaatttaattaacggtattacatttatctgaaattctctttttcttttactatttatacaaacatccggaacaatctattatataaacttttcaattgtgttgatacctaaaaattattgcgatgttttgaaacgtaaaataaaggttaatcaatttttcataacttttagttgttttttttatatcaagataacggacagaccgactgacagacaaaacgcaaaaacaatgtggatttgatcctttttaaataatatctattagaactcagtgcaccaatgtctatgaaccctcgttaaatatctcgtgtaaataaagacatttttttttatggtaccggtactagcctattgtgaggtaatggaattttttttctttgacgtcatatgaatggactctttaaatgtaatgttaaaagaacgcactcggtgcaccaatgtctattaaccctcgaaaaaattgcttgtattaatgaaaacatattttagtctaactaagccgtgtgacgtagtgtttttttttcctttgacgtcacatggaatgaattctttaaatgaaatgctaaaagaacgcactcggtgcaccaatgtctatgaacactcgagaaatggctcgtgttgataaaggtgatttttagtctagctaggccttgtgacgtagtgtttttttttcctttgacgtcatatggaatgaattctttaaatgaaatgctaaaagaacgcactcggtgcaccaatgtctatgaatactcgataaaaggctcgtaatgatgaaggcgatttttattctagctaggccgtgtgacgtagtgttttttttcctttgacgtcatatggaatgaattctttaaatgaaatgcttaaagaacgcactcggtgcaccaaagtctatgaacactcgataaatggctcttatagatgaaggcgatttttagtctagctaggccgtgtgacgtagtgtttttttttccctctgacgttatatggaattaattcttcaaatgaaatgaaaaaagaactcggtatagtaatgtttattaagcctcgttatgtaactcgcgttttaaaaaggaatatcttgatttagatctaatctagattttttaaactagatctagatttttattacagtatatctagatctggatttatattctaattaaaattattttagagtctagatctagaatttctagatctagtttagactaaaatagactagattaagatgtagaatttcaatttctaaacttaaagtgtaaaaaaaaagtgtagattttcatttccaaacgttttgatcaatattgtaatgttttaatatactaaaactaatctactattgttttattaaatttaaatttaaatttacggcaaatgaatctttgaaacattattacttttgaccatcggatggctgcctggtcgtgcggtttgcgcgctggactgtcgttcagatttatggatggcccagggttcaaaccctgcccgctcccatcccccgtcgtcctgcgggaggtttggactaggaagtaattatcttcaactctgaaggaacatccgaaacgtgtaaaacattttacatcaaaattaaatcacctcttgaatattatttgcgaatatgcagatccgacagggatccgacttcgacgggggccgcctctgagtttgtgtaacacaaactctctttgtaatcttgttttgttttgtttttaattcaaaaccccatttagctacgatcttagaatttggtgactgtagtttgctttaaaataatattgaagagagaggttttcaactctaaatgctctgtaagggaattttaaactcaaaaccatctggaggggttttaaactttaaagaaaaggccatctggaggagggggatttaaactttaaacccctttggctacgcttttagattttatagtgtgtaatttgctttttttttatattgaagaggtactttttagcttcaaaccccaactggaggggctggggtttaaactcaaaacccctttcgctacgctcatagaatttatagtgtgtaatttgctttttttatattgaagatggggtttatcgtaaattttggaggaggggttaaaatcaaaatcttcctcaactgttctgttggaatttggggattgttgtttgcattttttttgtt
It encodes:
- the LOC129925059 gene encoding sporozoite surface protein 2-like, which produces MPLSNPCKPTELSNPCKPTELSNPCKPTELSNPCKPTELSNPCKPTELINPCKPTELSNPFKPTELINPCKPTELSNPCKPTELINPCKPTELSNPFKPTELSNPCKPTELSNPCKPTELSNPCKPTELSNPCKPTELSNQFKPTELSNPCKPTELSNPCKPTELSNPCKPTELSNPCKPTELSNPCKPTELSNPFKPTELSNPFKPTELSNPCKPTELSNPCKPTELSNPFKPTELSNPFKPTELSNPCKPTELSNPCKPTELSNPCKPTELSNPCKPTELSNQFKPTELSNPCKPTELSNPCKPTELSNPCKPTELSNQFKPTELSNPCKPTELSNPCKPTELSNPCKPTELSNPCKPTELSNPCKPTELSNPCKPTELSNP